In a genomic window of Acidilobus saccharovorans 345-15:
- a CDS encoding ABC transporter substrate-binding protein: MKLVLVASLFVVFSLVLLNPLAFTARAQTSGQPASTIILKSYSGSDTAGVGDFDHGYIAFYDYAIPPYKMGTLPSGAVAYEMPSTYYDVLLNPVEYIQNPSGQEVLNPFYYQSVRFAINYIVDRSYFVNDVLYGYGIPSLTLYGGEYEMLTTSNVTAKFSNITYNPSYANETIYKTLTAHGYKYINGQWYYPNGQPVVIYVFVRSDTTVRYIYASFLIDQLKSLGFEVQPIYGNLQKEITDIYSMVPNETTWNVLIEAWGGTYGFYDWSLPASLYGAAFGNLPASDAYGTAWGLGVNTTNIQEPELTQELNIIDNLSLRLALSEFTSEQQYYEWLNTINYYGIVSAIRIGLGMSLIPIFVNSNMVTGLVPNYIEGLVTPFSFLNARTPTGTLTIGVRHLAMGSMNPVAGFTDSYSVATASSVFLPIIYYIPGNGFPVPAGFTYKLVALSPVANITVPTSALMYNATSMKVQHVPPNTTAKVAVIVNFAPLLQNDRFVDGQPITLADLIEQYLIAANVSLSSNSPIYDSTAAAVYGPSLQQIVGFEILNSTSLEIWSTAWWFNPEYAALSTVGDFIILGYAEPGGGMMPWPLYAAMAYVVAHGEAAWSTGAATSEHVDWLSLVNPTDVGNVLKAMQLYNSTGYIPEGLLEVQSLSGVQLVNETFAHEAYTDAINYINTYGNAVIGEGPYMLVAYQPGQYAKLVRNPYFNVPVPSILTSTPVLYSVHVALPPLGMVPAGGSISATVYGTPDGTNVTTTQSGVFVIAQFVTPEGAVVAQENLTSGADGSVSIPVPASLSPGSYYLVLWAYTPANILLDPVKVPITVTPMVTTTTTTTTTTSTTTTTTTTTTPVATTSTTTTTTTTTTSTTPVTTTTPKPVTISTTLIVGIVVVVIVIIAAVALLARRK; this comes from the coding sequence TTGAAGCTAGTCCTTGTAGCCTCCCTGTTCGTAGTGTTCAGCCTGGTGCTGCTCAACCCGCTCGCCTTCACTGCGAGGGCCCAGACGTCAGGGCAGCCCGCCTCCACAATAATACTGAAGAGCTACTCCGGCTCAGACACTGCAGGCGTCGGCGACTTTGACCACGGCTACATAGCGTTCTATGACTACGCAATACCTCCATACAAGATGGGCACGCTGCCCTCAGGGGCGGTGGCCTACGAGATGCCCTCAACCTACTACGACGTGCTCCTGAACCCGGTTGAGTACATACAGAACCCCAGCGGGCAGGAGGTCCTCAACCCGTTCTACTACCAGAGCGTCAGGTTCGCAATTAACTACATAGTTGACAGGAGCTACTTTGTCAACGACGTCCTCTACGGCTATGGGATACCGTCCCTGACCCTGTACGGTGGGGAGTATGAGATGCTGACCACCTCAAACGTGACCGCGAAGTTCTCCAACATAACCTACAACCCGTCCTACGCGAACGAGACCATATACAAGACCCTCACGGCCCACGGCTACAAGTACATAAACGGCCAGTGGTACTACCCCAACGGCCAGCCCGTGGTGATATACGTCTTCGTCAGGAGTGACACCACCGTGAGGTACATCTACGCCTCATTCCTTATAGACCAGCTCAAGAGCCTGGGCTTCGAGGTGCAGCCGATATACGGCAACCTGCAGAAGGAGATAACAGACATATACAGCATGGTGCCTAACGAGACCACCTGGAACGTGCTCATAGAGGCCTGGGGCGGCACCTACGGCTTCTACGACTGGAGCCTGCCGGCCTCGCTCTACGGTGCTGCATTCGGTAATCTGCCCGCAAGCGACGCCTACGGCACGGCGTGGGGCCTAGGGGTCAACACGACCAACATACAGGAGCCTGAGCTGACCCAGGAGCTCAACATCATAGACAACCTGAGCCTCAGGCTCGCCCTCAGCGAGTTCACAAGTGAGCAGCAGTACTACGAGTGGCTTAACACGATAAACTACTATGGCATAGTCTCAGCCATAAGGATCGGCCTGGGCATGAGCCTGATACCGATATTCGTCAACAGCAACATGGTGACTGGGCTGGTGCCCAACTACATAGAGGGCCTGGTGACCCCGTTCAGCTTCCTGAACGCCAGGACCCCAACAGGAACCCTCACCATAGGTGTGAGGCACCTGGCCATGGGAAGCATGAACCCGGTGGCCGGCTTCACTGACTCCTACAGCGTCGCCACAGCCTCGAGCGTCTTCCTGCCGATAATATACTACATACCTGGCAACGGCTTCCCTGTGCCCGCTGGCTTCACCTACAAGCTCGTGGCCCTGTCCCCGGTGGCCAACATAACCGTGCCCACGTCGGCCCTCATGTACAACGCCACCAGCATGAAGGTGCAGCACGTGCCCCCGAACACAACTGCCAAGGTGGCTGTAATAGTTAACTTCGCCCCGCTCCTGCAGAACGACAGGTTCGTTGACGGCCAGCCGATAACGCTTGCTGACCTCATAGAGCAGTACCTGATAGCGGCCAACGTGAGCCTGTCAAGCAACAGCCCAATATACGACTCGACGGCGGCCGCGGTTTACGGCCCGTCGCTGCAGCAGATAGTCGGATTTGAGATACTGAACAGCACCTCGCTGGAGATCTGGAGCACCGCGTGGTGGTTCAACCCTGAGTACGCCGCCCTGAGCACCGTGGGCGACTTCATAATACTCGGCTACGCAGAGCCCGGAGGCGGAATGATGCCCTGGCCGCTCTACGCAGCCATGGCATACGTGGTGGCCCACGGCGAGGCGGCGTGGAGCACGGGCGCTGCCACCAGCGAGCACGTCGACTGGCTCAGCCTAGTGAACCCAACTGACGTGGGCAACGTGCTCAAGGCCATGCAGCTCTACAACAGCACGGGCTACATACCAGAGGGCCTGCTCGAGGTCCAGAGCCTGAGCGGCGTCCAGCTCGTTAACGAGACGTTCGCACATGAGGCCTACACTGACGCCATAAACTACATCAACACCTACGGCAACGCAGTCATAGGCGAAGGGCCCTACATGCTGGTGGCCTACCAGCCCGGCCAGTACGCCAAGCTCGTGAGGAACCCCTACTTCAACGTTCCAGTGCCCAGCATACTAACCAGCACCCCGGTGCTGTACTCCGTTCACGTGGCCCTGCCGCCGCTGGGCATGGTGCCGGCCGGAGGCAGCATAAGCGCCACAGTCTACGGCACGCCTGACGGGACGAACGTCACGACAACGCAGAGCGGCGTGTTCGTGATAGCACAGTTCGTGACTCCTGAGGGCGCCGTAGTAGCGCAGGAGAACCTGACCAGCGGCGCTGACGGCTCGGTGAGCATACCTGTGCCCGCGAGCCTGTCGCCTGGAAGCTACTACCTGGTGCTGTGGGCCTACACGCCTGCGAACATACTGCTTGACCCAGTGAAGGTGCCCATAACTGTGACTCCGATGGTGACCACCACGACCACCAC
- a CDS encoding UDP-N-acetylglucosamine--N-acetylmuramyl-(pentapeptide) pyrophosphoryl-undecaprenol N-acetylglucosamine transferase yields MRALIIASGGGHTGHALALAERLVDSGAIVDFVIPEGDRWSEEQVSRLGRVVARTPKFLDPGEGLAEGVLRLPGALLRSLARVPRGYDVAVASGSNHSIASGIAAWLKGARLVTIEATERFVEPSRAVRALSPISKLVALQWEEQRRFAPKGVVVGPLLGKLHYRVRDEGYVLVTAGSYGYRALFDAAAASGIRDRLVLQTGRVDPGPYVRAGLRAFSFSPELEDMIAGASVVVTHFGRTAVEAACKYGKPTVLAPNTEWVWMRNPVRMVEASMMAKRIGAVLLPPDQVTPEGVERAVEEAMKAKPAACDDGSVKLAQIITSWRR; encoded by the coding sequence TTGAGGGCGCTGATAATAGCGAGCGGCGGCGGCCACACCGGGCACGCCCTGGCCCTGGCGGAGAGGCTCGTGGACTCAGGGGCGATAGTTGACTTCGTTATACCGGAGGGCGACAGGTGGAGCGAGGAGCAGGTCTCCAGGCTGGGCAGGGTTGTCGCGAGGACGCCGAAGTTCCTTGACCCGGGCGAGGGGCTCGCAGAGGGGGTTCTGAGGCTCCCGGGGGCCCTGCTCAGGTCGCTTGCCAGGGTCCCCAGGGGCTACGACGTGGCCGTGGCTAGCGGGAGCAACCACAGCATAGCCTCTGGCATAGCGGCGTGGCTCAAGGGGGCGAGGCTGGTCACAATAGAGGCCACTGAGAGGTTCGTGGAGCCGAGCAGGGCCGTCAGGGCCCTGTCCCCCATATCTAAGCTGGTAGCCCTTCAGTGGGAGGAGCAGAGGAGGTTCGCGCCCAAGGGGGTTGTAGTGGGCCCCCTGCTCGGGAAGCTCCACTACAGGGTCAGGGACGAGGGCTATGTCCTTGTGACGGCCGGAAGCTACGGCTACAGGGCGCTCTTTGACGCTGCCGCCGCCTCAGGCATCAGGGACAGGCTGGTGCTGCAGACAGGCAGGGTGGACCCGGGGCCCTACGTCAGGGCGGGCCTCAGGGCCTTCAGCTTCAGCCCGGAGCTGGAGGACATGATAGCCGGGGCCAGCGTCGTTGTGACCCACTTCGGGAGGACCGCCGTGGAGGCCGCATGCAAGTACGGCAAGCCAACAGTCCTGGCCCCGAACACCGAGTGGGTGTGGATGAGGAACCCGGTGAGGATGGTCGAGGCCAGCATGATGGCCAAGAGGATAGGCGCCGTCCTGCTGCCGCCAGACCAGGTGACCCCCGAGGGAGTAGAGAGGGCCGTGGAGGAGGCCATGAAGGCTAAGCCGGCCGCCTGCGACGACGGCTCGGTCAAACTGGCTCAGATAATAACCTCCTGGCGCAGGTAG
- a CDS encoding GDP-mannose 4,6-dehydratase, which yields MKFIVTGGAGFIGSNLSRLLLSEGHDVIVVDDLSSGARENVPAGARLVIGDVSDRRALEGVEAMARGDEVAIVHLAAVSGVVEAREDPSRAVRANVLGTQEVLDMARRLDAYVTIASSAAVYGDVSDVPVKEDAPLRPTSLYGLTKLFDEQLAEQAYRDYGLRSSYLRLFNVYGPGMRRGPYASVIYNFMEAAIRGLRPVIYGDGLNTRDFVYVDDVARAFVEAVRRRATGPFNVGTGREVSVLDLLRLISKVAGVELRPEFREPRPGDIRRSCADVSRARESLGWEPRVSLEEGLRLTYSYMRERLRP from the coding sequence TTGAAGTTCATAGTGACCGGGGGCGCCGGCTTCATAGGGAGCAACCTGTCCCGGCTCCTCCTCAGCGAGGGGCACGATGTAATAGTTGTTGACGACCTGTCCTCGGGCGCCAGGGAAAACGTGCCCGCCGGCGCAAGGCTCGTCATAGGTGACGTCTCCGACAGGAGGGCCCTTGAGGGCGTGGAAGCCATGGCCAGGGGCGACGAGGTCGCCATAGTCCACCTGGCCGCGGTCTCGGGCGTCGTGGAGGCCAGGGAAGACCCCTCGAGGGCCGTGAGGGCCAACGTGCTCGGCACCCAGGAGGTCCTCGACATGGCTAGGAGGCTCGACGCCTACGTAACTATCGCCAGCAGCGCCGCGGTCTACGGCGACGTCAGCGACGTCCCTGTTAAGGAGGACGCGCCGCTCAGGCCCACGAGCCTCTACGGCCTCACTAAGCTCTTTGACGAGCAGCTTGCTGAGCAGGCCTACAGGGACTACGGGCTGAGGTCCTCCTACCTGAGGCTGTTCAACGTCTACGGCCCAGGGATGAGGAGGGGGCCGTATGCGAGCGTGATCTACAACTTCATGGAGGCCGCCATAAGGGGGCTCAGGCCGGTGATATACGGCGACGGCCTCAACACGAGGGACTTCGTCTACGTTGACGACGTCGCCAGGGCCTTCGTCGAGGCGGTCAGGAGGAGGGCCACGGGGCCCTTTAACGTGGGCACGGGCAGGGAGGTGAGCGTCCTGGACCTCCTCAGGCTCATATCTAAGGTGGCGGGCGTTGAGCTGAGGCCCGAGTTCAGGGAGCCGAGGCCGGGGGACATAAGGAGGAGCTGCGCCGACGTAAGCAGGGCCAGGGAGAGCCTTGGCTGGGAGCCCAGGGTGAGCCTCGAGGAGGGCCTCAGGCTGACCTACAGCTACATGAGGGAGAGACTAAGACCTTGA
- a CDS encoding glycosyltransferase: MSVNVNVLSSQQIITTFHQYLQSLHLSISTSRALMAYAAGSAITVGVALVVELVIILHGLPRGRAQGARQPLPATPRVSVIVPTYREGERALRAVRSLLNQDYPRGLYEIIIAAEADDPTVDGVLRALGLRKVNGSEATVDGVRVRLSLGDGMTRGKPAALNRAESMATGDIIGVLDADGVAPPDAISRAVSALASGYSAAQLPREVALPPEARRTFAGAHMRAQAAEMRLYNQFLAPALMGFTGSAWITGSGYFVRREDLEAVGLWTPWAPTEDLDLSAKLLSRDMKVAFLSGSPVVEEPLTSIRAVIRQKERWVRGSMLATFTALRGVRRTWPLLLFLIMPAWGYLITPWLGMLAVARLHPELLTWTLAWSAVWLVPSAAYYIIAVAKAGKAVRPLPAAIALYLLAGLVALPKMAFRRYEWRGSRS, from the coding sequence TTGAGTGTTAACGTGAATGTGCTAAGTAGCCAGCAGATTATAACGACGTTCCACCAGTACCTGCAGAGCCTGCACCTCAGCATATCGACTTCGAGGGCCCTGATGGCCTACGCCGCCGGGAGCGCCATAACTGTTGGCGTGGCCCTCGTGGTGGAGCTGGTGATAATACTTCACGGCCTCCCCAGGGGCAGGGCGCAGGGGGCCAGGCAGCCCCTGCCTGCAACCCCAAGGGTCTCGGTGATAGTGCCCACCTACAGGGAGGGCGAGAGGGCCCTCAGGGCGGTCAGGTCGCTCCTTAACCAGGACTACCCCAGGGGCCTCTATGAGATAATAATAGCGGCCGAGGCCGACGACCCAACGGTTGACGGCGTGCTGAGGGCCCTCGGCCTCAGGAAGGTCAACGGCTCCGAGGCGACAGTGGATGGCGTCAGGGTCAGGCTTTCCCTGGGCGACGGGATGACCAGGGGCAAGCCGGCGGCCCTCAACAGGGCTGAGTCCATGGCTACGGGTGACATAATAGGGGTCCTTGACGCCGACGGCGTCGCTCCCCCGGACGCCATATCAAGGGCCGTGTCGGCACTCGCGTCAGGCTACTCCGCGGCCCAGCTGCCCAGGGAGGTGGCCCTGCCGCCTGAGGCCAGGAGGACCTTCGCCGGGGCCCACATGAGGGCCCAGGCGGCGGAGATGAGGCTCTACAACCAGTTCCTGGCGCCGGCCCTGATGGGCTTCACGGGCTCCGCCTGGATAACGGGCTCCGGCTACTTCGTGAGGAGGGAGGACCTGGAGGCGGTGGGCCTCTGGACTCCCTGGGCCCCCACAGAGGACCTGGACCTCTCGGCTAAGCTGCTCAGCAGGGACATGAAGGTGGCGTTCCTCAGCGGCAGCCCTGTAGTCGAGGAGCCCCTGACCTCCATAAGGGCTGTGATCAGGCAGAAGGAGAGGTGGGTCAGGGGGTCGATGCTGGCCACCTTCACGGCCCTCAGGGGGGTCAGGAGGACGTGGCCCCTGCTGCTGTTTCTCATAATGCCGGCCTGGGGCTACCTCATAACTCCGTGGCTGGGCATGTTAGCCGTCGCCAGGCTTCACCCGGAGCTGCTGACGTGGACCCTGGCCTGGTCAGCAGTGTGGCTGGTGCCGAGCGCGGCGTACTACATAATCGCCGTGGCCAAGGCTGGGAAGGCCGTGAGGCCCCTGCCGGCGGCCATAGCCCTCTACCTGCTCGCCGGCCTCGTGGCCCTGCCAAAGATGGCCTTCAGGAGGTACGAGTGGAGGGGCTCAAGGTCTTAG
- a CDS encoding DUF5320 domain-containing protein: MGWWRFGRWGGGPWPGHGPFSYLPPWERPGWAMAWYGYYGYYDKDSELRALEAYRLYLEDLRSWADGQLKEVDRRIAELKGQQANA, encoded by the coding sequence ATGGGCTGGTGGAGGTTTGGGCGGTGGGGCGGAGGGCCCTGGCCAGGCCACGGGCCCTTCTCGTACCTGCCCCCGTGGGAGAGGCCCGGCTGGGCCATGGCGTGGTACGGCTACTACGGCTACTATGATAAGGACTCAGAGCTCAGGGCCCTTGAGGCCTACAGGCTCTACCTGGAGGACCTCAGGTCGTGGGCCGACGGGCAGCTGAAGGAGGTTGACAGGAGGATAGCCGAGCTGAAGGGCCAGCAGGCCAATGCCTAG
- a CDS encoding GNAT family N-acetyltransferase, producing MLSRVKVSFARVTADDREAVLSILRGAPELSHVDINATFDRWLREGYFIKAVDSDNRIVGVLHARQLEDAVWMEGIGVSSDIRRKGVGRQLAAYVMELTGGKVFRVMASERNVPSNALALSLGFKEVDRVYFSDGARVTAPELARRLGLDEAKDVSLEGPGYVDSWTWRPIEYYRGRVFSNGQVKVLDTDPPFFVAGDADGYMRFSRQRAAYSEAFIVYELRRA from the coding sequence GTGCTCTCAAGGGTCAAGGTCTCCTTCGCGAGGGTCACTGCCGATGACAGGGAGGCAGTGCTGTCCATATTGAGGGGTGCGCCCGAGCTGAGCCACGTCGACATAAACGCCACCTTCGACAGGTGGCTCAGGGAGGGCTACTTCATAAAGGCCGTTGACTCCGACAACAGGATCGTGGGCGTCCTTCACGCCAGGCAGCTCGAGGACGCCGTGTGGATGGAGGGCATCGGGGTGAGCAGCGACATAAGGAGGAAGGGCGTCGGGAGGCAGCTCGCGGCGTACGTTATGGAGCTCACGGGAGGCAAGGTGTTCAGGGTCATGGCGAGCGAGAGGAATGTGCCGTCAAACGCCCTGGCCCTGTCGCTCGGGTTCAAGGAGGTGGACAGGGTGTACTTCAGCGACGGCGCAAGGGTCACGGCCCCGGAGCTGGCCAGGAGGCTCGGCCTCGACGAGGCCAAGGACGTCAGCCTGGAGGGGCCCGGCTACGTGGACTCCTGGACCTGGAGGCCCATTGAGTACTACAGGGGCAGGGTCTTCTCAAACGGCCAGGTCAAGGTACTTGACACGGACCCGCCGTTCTTCGTCGCCGGCGACGCCGACGGCTACATGAGGTTCTCAAGGCAGAGGGCCGCCTACTCCGAGGCCTTCATAGTCTACGAGCTCAGGAGAGCCTGA